The following coding sequences are from one Rhipicephalus microplus isolate Deutch F79 chromosome 3, USDA_Rmic, whole genome shotgun sequence window:
- the LOC119159844 gene encoding uncharacterized protein LOC119159844 — protein sequence MENLHVTNSSDNLVSVRSDALSRLFSIFLSVHQHSGDINTPDKQWLLEDPNNTLGILAMTNSSSSAVSLSATSAVPAEFGAPVVVAPAALRDDVEMLLSVMLTTACVFLCFMFLLAIKCCANLCCIDLLYCIAHCGRRPNLATPDSKIVQPVVVRLLPDRASLERLLHEEGSGKKVEASRMEKKKFYKRSV from the exons ATGGAGAATCTCCACGTCACCAATAGCAGCGACAACTTGGTGTCCGTGCGGAGTGACGCTTTGTCGAGGCTCTTCAGCATCTTTCTCTCGGTGCACCAACACTCGGGAGACATCAATACGCCTGACAAGCAATGGCTATTGGAGGACCCGAATAACACGCTCGG AATTCTGGCGATGACGAACAGCTCCTCATCGGCAGTTTCATTGTCCGCCACTTCCGCCGTGCCTGCAGAGTTCGGGGCTCCTGTGGTCGTGGCCCCTGCGGCCCTCCGCGATGACGTAGAGATGCTGCTGTCGGTGATGCTGACCACCGCGTGTGTCTTCCTCTGCTTCATGTTTCTGCTAGCCATCAAATGCTGTGCcaatctgtgctgcatcgacctGCTCTACTGCATCGCTCACTGTGGTCGTCGACCGAACTTGGC GACGCCAGACTCAAAGATCGTACAGCCTGTTGTGGTGCGATTGCTACCAGATCGCGCTTCATTGGAGCGGCTCTTGCACGAAGAGGGTAGCGGCAAAAAGGTGGAAGCATCGCGGATGGAGAAGAAGAAGTTCTACAAGCGCAGTGTGTGA